The Octopus sinensis unplaced genomic scaffold, ASM634580v1 Contig09802, whole genome shotgun sequence genomic sequence aagaaAGAAGCTATAATAAGCTATATGTACACCACCTCAATAACatggatttcatcatcatcatcatcatcatcatcatctagtgttttaaatccgggtgTTTGTTCCCATTAAgaggggtggctggatctacctcgaTGTCATAGCAACCGCCCTCACACCATCTGGTCATCTTGCCCCAGTTTTGGGcatcctcccttctcaagccaagCCTCCCAATCTCCTTCATCACCTGTCCCCTCCATGGATTTGTTGTTTAAAATTAGGTACCAGGAATCACCACTTTGTATAAAGACATATttatcagtaatatatattttttaaaaaaacccgttTCCTATTGGAGCAAGGATaatcgatatatctatatataggcaaATACAATGTCAAGTCTATTATAAAACTCATTGCTAGTACAATTAGGTAAAGTTATACAATTCTCTGTTATCCAGGTAACCTAATTAATATTATCTGTCAGACGGTGTAAAGTTGGCAATAAATGTTTGAGAAAAATTCTATAGCTCACCCTATagcatatgatttaattaaatatatacaaaatgtatttttAGCAAGACTACAACATTTGTTACCAACATTTTACACCAGCAATTGATTCAATTCTGATTAttaacatatcatatatacatacattcatacatatgtatatatatatagggtagatagatagattgggagagagagagagagagagagacagtggggAAGAGAGATATGTTTAGTGTTGACATTTCGAAAAAAAAGATtacttgatacctatttctttactactcacaaggggctaaacacagaggggacaaacaaggacagacacacggattaagtcaattacatcgaccccagtgtgtaactggtacttatttaatcgaccccgaaaggatgaaaggcaaagttgacctcagcggaatttgaactcagaatgtagcagcggacgaaataccacaaagtatttcgcccggcgtgctaacgtctctgccagctcgccgccttatatttctTGATACCAtagtagagatataaataattttttttttttttttaatttttggttgaGTCCCTCTTTTCCTTCTCTGCGTTTCAAATGTAGGTACACAGGGTCATCAGAGTAGCAAGAGAGCGACTCGACTAACCTGAATAACTGTGATTGAAAGAGATCAAATGTCACTGTATGTGCACTGAAACCCGATGAGAATTAAATAAGTTGAAATTGTGATTGTTCAGTTGTTAGCTACCATAAATACAGATTCAGTCCACCACAGTATTTCAGAGTTGCCGCCCCACCCCtgcctttttaaaaattttttggccCAGAATCAGTCATTTGTAAAATGATTGTCTTCATTACTAAGGCTGTAATTTTAATCACTCAAAATTTCTTAGGTTTCCACATCAAATATACTAGTGCCTACTTTACTGTTAAGTTTTCATGCAGCAAGCGTCCATGAGAATTTTTTCCCTTCAGTCATTCTTATAattatgcgcgcgcacacgcacacacacacacacacatacagatgtacatgaGCAAATTGGCTcaggcaataaaaatattttttctagtcATAGTACATTTAAATAaagtttccatcatcatcatcatcatcatcatcatcttcatcttcatcgtttaacgtccactttccatgctagtatgggttggacgattttgactgagggctggtgaaccagatggctgcaccaggctccaatcctgaTCTGGCAGAGGGAGAGTTGTCTGCTATTTTGGGGGCAGGTTGGGTGACCATACAAACTTCCATGTTACAACTTCCAACCCTTTTGTTATCTGAAATGGGTAAATTTAATGTACCAACAACACGCAGGTAATGACTTAGTGCTGTTGGTACGCAAAAACATGTGCATGTCCTACCAGCACACACATACTGAGGCAGTGTACTGgataaaaagcacacacacaatatatatatatataatatatatatatatatatatatatatatatacacacatatattgtaataATGAAGCCAAACCAAactgaaattttgaaatcatttaatatgtaCATTTCAGGTTTATGTAACATAAaaggaaatgcatccattacatAAACCGTCCTCAGTTAAAGCATTTCAAAATGTCATATTCTGGTATTGTGAGCCATTTCAAAgcataacatgaaatatatatatatatatatatatatatagtcaaaaaaTACACCAAAAGGTGCAACGCGTTACCAAAGGGTATGGGCCCACTGGGTCAGTTCTACACTCAACTCCCCCCCCCCCGATGGGGTTAGACTGTCATCATAACACCAGACAGGCTGGAATACAGAGTCTGTGCACCACAtgtagaaaagaaacagaaaacgtAATTGCTATTAATGctttatataatcctttctactataggcacaaggcctgaaatttgtggagaggagGTAAGTTGATCAAACcaacctcagtacatgactggtactgaattcatcgacccccaaaaggatgaaaggcgaagtcaaccttggcagaatttgaactcagaatgtaaaaatgggcaaactaccactaagcattttgcccagcatgttaatgattctgccagttcactgccttaatactttacataatatatatatatatatatatatatatatacatacatatatatatataatacatatatacatacatatatatatatacatacatatatatatatacatacatatatatatacatacatatatatatatatatacatacatatatatattatacatacatatatatatacatacatatatatatacatactatatatatatatatatatatatatatatatatatatatatatatatacatatatatatattatacatatatatatatatataatatattatatatatataatatatatatatatataagtatatacataagcacagggCTTggaagtgtggttaagaagtttgctatgGAACTGTGAAATTTAGAGTTTAATCTTATTGCATGGACCCTGTCAGCTGGTGTCATCTAGcatagccacaggctgaccagGACCAATGACcagtgagtgaaatttggtaaaagGGGACTCaaagaagtttgttttgtgtgtgtgtgtgtatgtgtgtgtgtgtggtgtgtgtgtgtgtgtgtgtgtgtgtgtgtgtgtgtgtgtgtgcatttgatgaTAAGAGAATGAGGTGGGGCAGCGGGGAGGATATCTGACAAATTCCTCCAGAATGTAACTGGTGGTTATTCTTGCTACCCTGCAGCAAAGCAATATAAAATTGAGCCCAGAGTGATCAGGAGATTTCAGCTCAGAAGATAGATGTACCCAGGTAGATGTTTTCAGAATATTTAGTCCGATTGTCTCTGTGACAAGTATTTTCACTCTAGTTTGTTTATTGATAATTCATAAATCAAGGAAATTTTCTGGATTGTAATAGAGAAATTTGATTGCTTTTTTAGTTATTATCTTGACATTgctaaatgtggaaaaaaaacaaGTAGAAAAGGCAGAAAGGCAAATGTGATTCATTTTGTTAgtgtataacatgtgtgtgtatatatacacaaattgctatatatattgcacacacacacacacacatatatatatatatatataatatatatatatattgataaaacggtaagataacaaaagaaagaaagagacctcaatattatgtaaatagaggaaatttatctatacaatatgttacattactcggtagtcaagataaaactctgagtttcagatgccgaagtggaaatccacaacaccatctcttcggttatctggctatttgataacgttttcaaatagccagataaccgaagagatggtgttgtggatttccacttcggcatctgaaactcagagttttatcttgactaccgagtaatgtaacatattgtatagatatatatatacatatatttatacatatatatatacatatatatacatacatatacatacatattatatatatatacatatattacatatatatatatatatacatatataatacatatatatagatatatagatatacatagatatatatataaatatatatatacatatttatagataatatatataaatatatatatatatacacactcacacatttatgtatatatatataagcatgtgtatatatatatatatatataaacacacacacacatgcattcacttaTACATCAGTGGTCTAGGAATTTATAGTAATCAACATTTGAAATTGTATCCAGTTCATTTGCACCAATCATGTTTGTCTGTAGAAATATcagaacaagaaaaaataaataaataaataaataaataaataaaaggggcTTAAATGTTCCCCCAAATTATTTAGCAATTTTGTAGTTACAAACTCCAAATTAATGTTTTTACACTGAAGGGGACAGGACCATCCTTTGTGAGAAATAATTGAGGAAAATGAATGAGTAACAGTGTAAGCCAAGCTAGTATggtagtccataaatataagactaacgctgccgttgattagctccagcgacgcctgctgggtctggctactctgcattgataaagggcaaataccctgaaacatgtctgcagatgtctgaccagcaaggggaagcggctgacctcccctgtttgaaggttataatggacacatgttcgtgtgtcatatagctagctagaggcaatggcctcttagagctaatcaacggcagctttagttttatatttatggactaccatactagcttggcgataactattaatatccagtaccgctgccgtactctcctttagagagacttagaaattttaatatttctattagtgtaagcatggccatgtggttaagaagctcactttgcatagatctggcatggattggacagcttgacaggagctgaccagctgaagagctgTCTGGGCTCCAGTTTTCtcttttggcatgggttttaaggttggatgcccttccgaatgccaaccacttcacagaaagtagtggatgctttttacatggcaccagtaaaTTGAaaagggtctctctctctctctctaaaaaacagaaaattaattaCAAGGAACTTCGTtaacaatgaaaagcaaaattaacaaaaaaaatttcaatgtaaGTAGATTGGTTACCATTGGTTACCATTGGTTTATTAAAATTTGTTGTgttttcaataattaataatataaaggttaagatataacaaaaaattgctttgtattaaattaaatcaacaaaaatgagaaaaatctataaaaatatgtCTAAGAATATCttccaggtatatatataaatatttatacatatcactaTATAAATGCAATTGTATGTGGTTGTGCATGTCTGTTTAGCCTTGAAAGGTTCTGAAATGGTGTTTCCTTGAGAAAAATGAATTTGATTTATGAAATCTGTGTCTCAAAGAGAAGGTCATccataaataataatcaaaagtCATAATTTGCTATGAGAAATAACTTTTAGATCAATAACTCTTCCGCTCATTCTCTGTCACCATTATCTGTATCAATcatttagaatatatacatacatgcatacatacatacatacgtgtgtgtgtgtgtgttgtgtgtgtgtgtgtgtgtgtgtgtgtgtgtgtgtgtgtgtgtgtgcgtgtgtgagtgcgtgcgtgcatgtacatatttgcttttctttttttttgtggaatAACAAAGCGACCATTTGTTTCATGCAGAGAGAAAATTTCTCTGCAATTATCAAGCATgttacatgaaaccaatggtagccttgtcAACCCACAAGTGTAGAGCACTCATTCACACTGttttatattagcatatatatatatatttacatacaattttaaatttttgtattgGATATTTAAggacacacaaaacaaaataatgaaagtgacccaatttgtgtaaaaaaacaaaataaaacccaATGGAATTAATTCCTGTTTGGGTTTCAAAGTTTCTATCCCTtcgttaattaattaatgatatgtataaattgattaattagttaggATCTAATGAAAATGATTTACTATCACAGATTGGAAGAATATCCCTGTCAGGATATAACAGTCACAAATTTGTGCGTACTCGCTAAAATGttcatggtgtgtgtatgtgtgtgtgtgcatgaatgtgcctgtgtgtttgcatgtatgtttgtgtgtctgtttgttgtatgtgtctatgtgtgagtgcatgtgtatacacattgtgtgtgtgtgcaggttatGACCACAACATGGTCAAACAGTTTAAAATGTTTACTCCACAATCACAAGTACCCATGTTATTTCTGAGTGATCAGCATCTTGGGCGAGGTTTTCAACCACAACTTATGGTCAACCCAAGTGAGTGAATCTGTGTAGATGGAAATGGTGAGGAAGACTGCTAAATGGGTTACACCTGAAATTTAAGGATGCTGCCTTAGTCACACACTCTGTCATGTTGATTCAACTTGAGAATACATTAAAAATGCATGTGCctttggaatactcaaccacttataaGCAAATTTACTTGATTGAATAACTGAATATTCATTGTCAAAACCAATGgagatctattattattattattattattattattattattattattatgcatgtgCATCAAGGCAGTAAGTTGGCAGTTTCCATCAATgctgttgtgattattattattattattattactattattattattatttactggtaatctgcatgtttgtcacAATCACTTACCAAGACACGCTCAGTGCCATAGGGAAAGTGAAGGATAATAGATGCTACAGCataactgaaagcttggggagaggAAGTGACAGGGACAGTAACGAAATAtttccatgtaatacaacacatacatttaaattgatagggttatTCTAAGGATGTGGACAGTACTTGTCAGcaaaatcttttggatttctctgagacatgtttctcctgggatgttgtctagatgtttctgacatcccttattactatcactattattattattgtcatcattattattattaaggaggcaataatggtttcaaattttggcacaaggccagcaatttcgtgggtgggggtaagtagattacattgaactcacaactcaacaggtatttgataaaataagtacccattgagttctggagtcaatgtaatcagcttaccctcacacccaaaattgctggccttgtgccaaaatttgaatccattattaaggtagcaaggtGGTAGAGTTgctagcataccagacaaaattccTAGCAGAatgtttatgttgtgagttcaagttctgctacGGTCAACTTTGTGCTTCATCCTTtgaggtcaacaaaataagtgccagttgagctctggggttgatgtaatcaacaagccCCTTTCCTAAAATCTTTTAGGCCCAGTGTCTATAttagaaggattattattattttcattaaggtggcaagctggcagaatcgttagagtgctgggcaaaatgctttagcagcatttctatcagctttacattctgagttcaaattctgccaaagttgatttGGTCTTTCAACTTTTATGGgctaattaaataagtatcagttgagcaatggggttgatgttatcCACAAACTCCCTagccacaaaatttcaagccttgtgcctatagcagaaaaaaaatgcatatgtgcatgtgtgtgtgtgtgtgtgtgtgtgatatgtgactggtgctcaagcatggccagcATCATCTGTCATTAAGGGTGCTTTGGCAGATCTTGACTCTGTTGCAAGCCAGGTCTCCAACTTAGGGTAGCTTCCTCTTACCAATCTTGGAAGCCCTATTATAAAAGGTCATGAGTGTTGCCTGTCTTCCTTTGCCAAAATACCCAATTATTTTTCATGGTttaaaccaattaaaaaaaaaattattagatcAAACGAAATTAAATAATGCTTTCTGCATTTGTTTTtgactttgtgtgtatgtgtgtgtgtgtgtgttagtttatctatccatctatatcaaaatctctctcacatacacacctcacacatatacacacaatgtctACCCGTTTTCTGTCTCTAATCAGCTCTCTCATGGTGAAACACACCCTTCGGTTCCGGCTTTGCGACATACATCTTCCTCACACTGTTATTCATCATGAAGTCGACGGAATGATCAATGGGTTTCACAATGAAAGGGATACAACCAAGACCAACAAAAGTCGTGGTCCACCGACGAACACCGACCGGTAACGAAGCTGTCTTCTTCAGCAGGTAATTAGTACCGGCACATAATCGATTGATAGTAAATCCAGGAATTGCTACAGATGCCAGCCCTTGCCAAACAACTGTGTCTGCCATGGCTATCATGCGGTTCTTCGTAACATTTGATTCGTCAGATTTctgaaaattaaatcaaaattattaTAATCAAAAACATAATATGGATATCAGATTAATTACAAGATACAATTTAAGATAACTAGACTATTATATTCTATTAGTCCACAATTTTTGTACAGATTTctgaaaattaaatcaaaattattaTAATCAAAAGCTTGATATGGATATCAAATTAATtacaagagtaaagagagagagagtatatacacatacatgcatacatatattacatatatatatataatatatatatatatatatatatatatatatatatataaatatatatatatataatatatatatatatatatatatatatatatatatatatatatatatagtatatgtatatatacatccatcacctttctcattcttttagtttatttaaaaaagtttttttgtctGATGAAGAATTAGCATCTGAAACATCAACAAGATTCTTTACCTTGTTTTTAACCCCTTGCAGACGGATTTAGTACTGACAGTCTGTGCTGTGTCCTGGTATTTGGCCGTTCAGTAACAACATAATTTTTCATACAAGGAATTTTACAGAGTACTTACAGATTCTTCTCAGTGTGGCATATTTGAAAATACCGGTGCCGCACAGAGAGAGACATAGCACTGTTCACACACCATCAGTACTGCTTCTCGTCTGCATTTGGGCTAAGTGTTAAACATATAAAACATTTGTTAAAACTTATCAGCTAATGACGAGAGTGGGAAAACCAGTTGTTAGTTAATAAAACTTATTTTGAATGAACGCTAAGGGGCTGTGGAAAAAATTTCCTTCGAAATAGGGGTCCCATTGCGCTTACAACAAGTTGCCGTGTACGTTTGTAATTCTGATATATGCTTTGACGAGGGTTTTGTAGTTAAACATTATACACCTATAATCCATGGCTGTGGCCTTCTTTCTATCGAATATAAAATACGACAGATTGCTTCTAACGATCGACCGAAATTCTTATATTTTGTAGTCCCGAACATGAATACATTAAGCGGAGAATGCAAATAAATATTCCTTAGCAAATAACTGCATAACTggaacaagggaaataactcaagaattaaaactcttcaaggGAAGCAACTAGGCAAGACCTGGgttgttaaattatttatttattttttattgcccacaaggggctaaacatagaggggacaaacagggacagacaaacagattaagtcgattacatcaactccagtgcgtaactggtactcaatttatcgacctcgatgtgtgtatgtgcgtgattcAGTCATATGAccccagccatgctggagcaccgccttgaacggttttagatgaaaaaattgacccaccagggcttatttcttaagcctagtacttatactatcagactcttttgccaaactgctaagctacaggaacataaacacaccaacaccggttgtcaagtggtaaaaggggtacaaacacagacacaaaaacgcacacacatatatatatatatacgatgggcttctttcagtttccgtcaaccaaatccattcacaaggttttggtcagcctggtgctatagtaaaagacacctgaccaaagtgccatgcagtggcactgaacccggaaccatgtggtggagaagctctgcgtgtgtgtgtgtgtgtgtgtatacatgtatatgtatatatatgtttttgtgcatgtttgtgtgtgtgtgtttatatatatatatctttatatatatgtgtgtgtacacatatatatatacatacatctatacatatacatacataaaaatacatacacacactcacatacacaaacacacacacacacatggaggaaATTGGCTGCATGAGTCCATAGGAAGGAAATGCtatcctttatttatatatatatatataaattagaaaaaaacaccttttatcaatttgaaattaacaattaaattacaccatccagaaaattacatataacaggaaaattaaaataacaataaaatgtaaagattaagtaaattgcaaaactaataataaaaacgtatataatatatatatacatagagagagaggtgggtaaaGGGCAGGAGAGGGACATAAAGCAGAGAATGAGAGGAATAAGGATAGGTGAGGGGTGACAGTGGCCGGCATGAAATGCTGTTCAATAACAGTAAGGGATAATATCAAGAAAGCCATGTGCGTAATATGAGGTGGGTCCAGGGAAGGAGGAACTGGGAGTACAAAAGTGTAAGGGGGATGGAATATGTGTATCCCTGCTCTCATATAGTTATTCTAATTGCAGCAGCTGAGGTAGTAATGTAGTTAGGAGAGTGATGGAGTGATGAGTGATGGAAACTGCTTTCAAACGTGTGTTGCACATCCACTgaaaaactttattattatttactactactatactctctttttactcttttacttgtttcagtcatttgactgcggccatgctggagcaccgcctttagtcgagcaaatcgatcccgggacttattctttgtaagcccagtacttattctatcggtctcttttgccgaaccgctaaatgacggggacgtaaacacaccagcatcggttgtcaagcaatgctagggggacaaacacagacacacaaacatatacacacacacttatatatatatacatatatacgacaggcttctttcagtttccgtctaccaaatccactcacaaggcattggtcggcccggggctatagcagaagacacttgcccaagatgccacgcagtgggactgaacccggaaacatgtggttggttagcaagctacttactacacacatCATCACCGTATTAAGATTTATTAAAACTTTTCACCTCTTTCAAAGATGAatagcttgttgttgttgttgggcaATTTCTACAATAGAATGtcctatataaatttttgtttattccatgtcagaccatGTCTTCCCCAACAGAGAGGCCccttgatcaggacagatttgtgcaatttttcgcaAAAAAATTCCTTGACAtccttttccctttttaaattatttacatgtttgtttAACCATTTtccatgactttattcattaaaacttattaaaacttcagaagttctaaCAACTTTATAGTCATCGTAAtactttgctttcatttgttttataaaaattcCTCCTTGTAAtgcttttgctttcattttgtgatagacagctatcatgcagaaaatgccagcttgcaaatcctgttttctgataaggtaaaattgattaaactttaaaccccAATATCAGGAAAGGAGAGCAGACAGGAAAAGacagagaaacagggagagagaacgagagacaggggcagagcaggagagagagaatttttgtttattccatatCAGACCATGCCTTCCCCAACAGATAGGCCTCTTGATCAGGAAAATTCTTCACTATGATAATAATCAACCATCAATCACTTCATAGTCACACATCATCAATATTCTCATCCTTCCAACCAGCCACCGATTCCACTTTGATATTACCTTACCAGTACAATCAATCAATTTTATCATTCAACTGTATTATTTGCTGGTATTTGTAAACCTATCCCACATCACCATGTATTTCTAAATCTATTCGTAATTCAAACAGGAACTGAAAACAGGGAATGGGACAAGACATAAAAAAGTGTAATGGGAACAAGAACTGGAAATAATTCGTGcttttctgggtattagcatgtaATTCagctggtatatatacatatatatatcatcatcatcatcgtttaacgtccgttctccatgctagcatgggttagacggttcgaccggggatctgggaagccagaaggctgcaccaggctccagtcttatctggcaa encodes the following:
- the LOC115228191 gene encoding mitochondrial fission process protein 1, with amino-acid sequence MADANHKGQIAAKKSDESNVTKNRMIAMADTVVWQGLASVAIPGFTINRLCAGTNYLLKKTASLPVGVRRWTTTFVGLGCIPFIVKPIDHSVDFMMNNSVRKMYVAKPEPKGVFHHERAD